CTCTAATGTACCAAAATGCTCCTGGATCAATAAGACAAGCCTCACAGGAATCGTCAATGCTGCAAACTCGATCCAAAATAATTCAAGTTCCAATCATCATCAACCATCAAAGCTACAAGTTTTGCATCAAATCATGACAGCACCACCCATGGATTCAAACAGAACATTACAAGCACCTTGAAGCCAGCTTATACATCATCCCTTTCGGGCAGGATTAACAGTGAGACGTACTAAAAGGAGCAAATAATCCTTGCTGTAAATTGAATGAGGGGGCTAGGGACAGCCAAATAGAAGAATCATGCAAATCTGACCCCATTCACATCACagttagacatcaaaacaaccTGAATACTGGCATGCAAATACCTTGATGCAATTAATCAGGTTTCCTAAAGCAGAGCCTACTCATGCTCTCATGCCAACCTGAACACCAATTCATCAGACCTTACAATGGCAATTATGATTGAGATCAGCATATACCCACACATCCACTTACAAATGGGAATAAGGTTCAAGATATAATTctatttcttaccaaaaaaaaaaaagatataattCTATTTCTTCCCTTGTCCAAAATGTACAAAAGCGTATATGGTTGAAGTCCTATATATACAAGGTTCCCAGAAAGAAGAAGGCAATGCCAAAACATCAATGAAAGAAGATGACACACATATGTCCAATGAAGTGACAAAGGCTGGAAACCAATAATTTCAGCTGAATGAACAGCAAATACTTGATAATTACAATGAGGTCAAATACTTCGGGGAAAAACAGTATTGATCACCTTATCGGATTGCTCATCCTCCAATCCTGTTTCTTACGTCTACACCTGTGATGAGCTTTTTGGTCTGAAAAAGTGTTCTCCCCAACCATCTCAATATGACGATCTGTAattcaaggagaaaagaaaaaaaaccatgaGCCACATTGCTAGTCCTATCAGATAAAATCAGAGATCTGGACTACCAAATGTCCAACACATAATTTTCTGTGGGACATGGTACCACATGGACACTTCAGGAATACATCCAAATTGTGCACAGATATCCAGAAATGCGATTATGAAGTCAACTAATAACCTTAGCCAGCAGAGGAGATGatgccacccccccccccacaccacAGGGGTAGCGTCAAATGCTGAGAATGACAAGATCCCCTAGATGCTGGTGCATAGAAGTTAGAAACGAAGACTCATAGTTTGGCTTTCTGGAGGCTTGATGACAGTCCACTCACTGTCAGGCTCTCTCGGTATCAAGAACCATTTatggaataaaaaatagaatgaattaaatgaaagaaagaacTCATGCAATAAATATATATCCATCAATATAGATATATTTGAGCTAAAATGTATACTACTTAACACCAGCATTATATTTGAGCCTCATTCAAATTACATGAATTGTTTTCTCCCAGTCCAGTCAATCTAAGGCGGGAACAGCAAAGAATGAGCTTGAAACATTAAGTCAGGATTCACACAAAAGAATTGGCAGATGTTCTCTTGGCTGCCAACCTGACAACACCTTCTAGCCCAGCTTGCACCAAAAAATACAAGGCAAAAGAACAGTACATCAACAAATCATGGGATCACTTATATAGATGGGAATCCAAGTTTAATGAACACATAACAGACTGTATGTACATGGCATATTATATATGGTATATTAATGAATAGGAgtgcgggccttggtgcaatggtaaggttgctccattgtgaccaagtggtcacgggttcaagtctggaaacaacctctctgcgaaagcaggggtaaggctgtgtacattatgaccctctctagaccccgcagtggcggaagcctcgtgcactaggtacgcccttattttttaataatgaatAGACAATAATATTTCATATCTAAGTTTCACACCAAAATCTTGTAACACTTTAACATCCACAGTCATAGCCTAGCAATACCCCTGACAGCATCTAATCTGTTTACATTAGAATATCATTTAACATAATCACAAAAATagctaataataataataggaatACAGGAAAGAGATCACTgtctgggcctctagagcctgcacaTGCATgctggccaatgggagtgcacgCACAAGCATCGTCTTGGGCGGGATTTCCGCTTTTTTATAGAGGCAGCATGGTAGTTTCACAAgcttctgtgtctaggcacaggagccACACAACCAGGTAGCATTTTTTCCCCTagtaatatgggaaaaagaactgtgTCCGGGAGTGTGcgccctgcgcccagacacatggggatgaAATGACTGCACCACTGctcctacccccccccccctgattGCGCAAATGATGCCCCCATGCGCTTTCCCATTGGCCCCTGTGCGCATGCAGGACCCATGCTCCCAGGCTGAGAACACTTCCCCAAGTAATAATTAGTTAGTTGTATGGTAGCAGTGGACAGAGATGACTTGGATCTAGACCTGAGGTCAACTATGCACCAATATAGAGCAGTGCTGTGAAAAAAGTCATTAGTCCTGTTACTACCATAAGTGGGTAACGATTATATTGCAAGTAATTGGTAACAATCATATTGTGAGTAATTAATGTCCACATGGACAGTCAATAATCCCCATAGACTTGTTACACTTCTATGTGGAACAGATTCCtttagaaaagaagaggaacttTAATGCAACCCCGGGTTAAAAAACCCTGCTTTTGGGTGTCTATGGGCCCACTAAAGTGATGAAATTCTCAAATAGAAAGATGAGTGTCAATTTCGTAGTTTCTGACAGCACTTTAAGAGTAAAGTAATCAAGTGAACGACCAAACTTgaattaaaaatttgaagtgGAGGGCCTCCTGGAATttaaaaaagaatggagacGAAATAAAACTAGAATAGGGAAGACCATCAAATCTAGCAATTTGAAAATTGAACCAGAAATAAGGGTTCCACCTGTTGTGGAATCAAGAGAAATAAGAAgtaagaagatgaagaatagTAGCAGAGAAGAGGGTCAGATAACACCTGATAAAAAGAAGATcataacaagaagaaagaaatcagGTCTGGGAAACCAATCCTGTATGCACTGCCTCAATAGCACCAAAACtcttgaaaaaactcaaatttatTTGCTCAAAACATCCTTAACTGACGAGGGTttattacatatataaacaCTTTCTAAAATTTCTAACTTGCGTAATAAGAAGACTCTTAATCGCTCTCACACACTCAATAATGTaaataaattaaactcaaaACAGATCTTAAAAACTATTAAGTATcttaatctaactcaaacacttaactACTAAACATGTATACCAACTTCACCCCCACTTTATgtgcttataaattaggcctattactatgaaacccaaaaaaataaaaggctcaacctataatataactatCCAAAGGCcaatttcagcccattggacCACCACGAACACCTTGTGGGCCTCCCAAGCTTGCACGTAGGACTCCATATAGGATTAATGtttaatgcaactgcatcaaacTTTCTTGTTTTCATGGACATCAAAAAATTTAAAGCTTGTGACGATGATATTAATTCGTACTTCTCCTTCTACCAGAATGACACATAAGAACATCAGAGGAGGAGGTTTATCCCAACCATTTGGTACCATATGGCTCAAACCAATGACAGGACAAGAACCCTGCTGATCTAAATTAGTTTGATATCATAAAGAGATGGCTCTGTATGATCCACTTCCAATGATTTATTTCGATTATGAAAGAAAGCAATAAAAGGAAATACAGAACACTTGGTTGGACCCCAACACTAGTTTGCACCAAACAGATGAACAACAAATTTTCAGACCAAAGGACTCACTTTCCTTCAAGATCCTCACATGGTTATATGCAATATCTTCTTAACTCTCAATGACAAGATGGCTATGTTACAGAAAATACATTAGTGAAACAAGTTCATGACATGTAATAGAACACCTGGTCTATGTAAGTTGTTGGCTTCATTAAAAATTCTATCAAACGTGATATATAGTCCTCAGTATTAAAAGTAAACTCAGACCTCGCACAAAAGTACTGGTCACTTCCATTATTGATTCTATTTGATTCCCCTCCCAAGGAAAGAATGAGTATTTTATCCGGGACACGGGCGAAACCAACTGAATCGTGTTTAAAACAATGACTCCAAAATCATTTTAATACATCCGAGTATAATATTGTAGTTATAAACAACAATTGGGGAGTGGTGATTGGGGAATGAGAAATTAAACTACAAAATTCAGGCAATGGAAACAGCAGAAGTTGAAGTACCTCCAAACCGATCGTCCCAGAACATCAGCCGCCCATCATCCTCTTCCTCGTCGAACTCATCACCATAGCCGAATTCCGCATCCCCTCTATAACCAGGTTCACTCCCATAACCGGATTCGTTACCTTGAGAATCAAAAACCCCAGCTTGCAAAGACGCATAACCCAAATTCTCCCTTTCCCCACTCCCAATATCCCTTCCATCCCTCCTAGAATGCTTATTAGCTTCACTAACATCCGACGCCCAACTGCCATCCCCATTATGAACAAACAACTCCCCACTCGAATCCGTGCCAGCAGCAACAGGGAAGTCAGAGCATGTCGCATAAGCTGCGGACGCCCCAACCGAGCAGCATCGACGGGTCCCACTCTTGTCGCTACTCCGGCCGGAGACGGATCGAGAGCCTCGCCGCCGCCGCTTCCGGGCGATCCAGGGAAAGCTGTTTCTCTTGTAAGGAGCCCTGGATGTCCTCTCGTTTTCCATCAAGCTCAGCTTGGATATGTCGAGGCTATCGATCGAGAAACTGGTGGTGCGATCAGAGAGGCAAGGCCTCTTGCTATGAAGGACGCCATTAGGAGGGGTGGTTACAGTGGTGGAAGTGGAGTAGGGTTTGGGAGCGCATAGATCTGGTTCGAGGGTTTTGGAAAGACTTTGGGACTGAAAAGGGCTCCAGCTATGGAGCTGGAAAGTGCAGGACTCTAGAGCATGGCGTGAATTCAGGGAGGGTTTGTGAGTCATCGCTGCAGGGATTTAGACAATATTGCTTGGGTGGAAGGAGAGGGACTCGTGGTCGACTGGTCAGAAAATAACTTCTAAGACTGCGGGAAGAATTTGCCCTTTCAAGCATTCAGCGCAGCGTCTGTGTGTGTCCCGCGGCCTTGCCCAGGCCCTCACGGACAGAGAGTTTTACAGATGGTAAAAAGTACCCCGTCGTGCTCCCGCGTCCACCAGATACGCAGGATGGGGTCAAATGACCACCTCAACCCCTGTCGCATGAAAAGCAAAAATTTCATACATGGGGTACTACTTCCTATAGATTTCCCGTTGGCCCCCACCTGGCACAAGAGCCATGCCCTTAGACAGAAAACCTTTTCCCACTAGACACTGATTGTTTGACGGGAAAAAATGGTGGAAAACTTGTATTTATATAAAACAGGAATTTCGGTGTCACCCACTGAAAGTCTGAAACTTTTTTCTCTGGATATTCTTGAAAAGAACTTTCTCCCTCGCAGTATCTACAGAAACAAATGTTCTGTTAGTTCATTCCATGATTTCCATCCATTATGTTTCCTAGAATCGAATTAATTAAAAAGTGAGAGAGAGCTTTTTGTAGTTAGATGTATGGTTTTTTGACGGGTGTGTTAAATATTTGAATGGATGATGTTCATTGACAATCTTGAAGCTTGTCGGCTGCGAATATGACAAAAATTGAGTGTTGCTTTATCTTGAGGAATTAAACCGAAtttgcttgtttttttttctccacttCTGTTTAAGTAACTGATGAGAGACGTATAGGTTCTTACTTTTCAATTCATTGATTCTTGTGTCTTTTTTGTTCCTAGAGTTCGTATCATAGTTCTAAATTGCTTCTAGCTTTACAATAGAGTTGTATAGTACAAGATTCGTTATGAAGAAAGAATTTGACTCATTGCTCTTAGTCTCAATATGATTATTTTGGCTTTATATTTTTCTCTGTCAAAGAGACGTGCCATAATtttgcttatttttttttaggaagggttggggggggggtgtgtgctcTCTCGATTGGTCACTGCTAGCATGTTGAGTAGTTACTGTAATCTATGATATTGTGTTTTGGTATTTTAACCTCGGCATTGTTGTCACGGGCTATAGAAGCGTGCAGTTGCTGTGCTTTTATTAGCATCATATTACACattgagtgtgtgtgtgtgtaaaagagagagagagagagagaggattccTTGGTGGAATCACTTAAACCAGCTTGGTCGTATTGTTTAGGGCCAAAAGGTCGCAGCGCTCAAGCATTGCCATTATAAATTAATATTAGCAGTGCTCCATCAATCTGAGCCGTTGAACTACTATCATCTAATATAGAACGTTCATTTATTAAACCACATTACCTGTTCTTTACCCACCTAGCCAGTGAACCTTTCATCTCTTTCAAACacgatccccaaaatttgatccATCTTACACGATCCCCCAAATCCCTTTCCCTTCCTCTACTTCACCAGGCATTCATCTTCTTTTACCCTTTCTCTGCTTCACCAATCTAAAAACCCTAATGGCATTGGATATGCAGGAGATGTTGCCGTTGTGTGCGAGGATCCGTAGTGCGACGAGCCACTCCTTTGTCAGAGTACCCATTAGAGAGATCCTGTTGTGaacctctgtctccttggcgGTTTATTTTGCAGACCAGAACCATTTTCTGCGTACCTCTCTCGGTCTGCCAGTGAGACCCTGCTACGAAATTTGATTATTTTCCTgcgtatctctctctctctctctctctctctctctctctctctctctctctctctattttggttatttttttgttggtggaaTCTCATTGATTGGGCTTATTGGAATTCAGAAGAACTTACATTGCAAGAACACCAACCCCCAATATAATCCTGGTAGGTACTGGTAGGTGCTGGAAGATCTTGAATCTGGTTCTTATTCCTTAGGCAAACCAGTGAGCCATTGATTGCATCTTATGCGTGGTTAGAGGTAGTTTTGTATTTGTTTGAGAAAATTTACGAGTCCACAAGGAGTTTCTGATTTCagaattttaggattttttttgggcATGTGAGTTTGGTTCATTGTTGTTTTGCTAGTTTACTGATGATAAAGTTTGTACTTTGAGTCTTGTGTTGTAATAGTGAGATTTAGAATGTGTTTGTGTAAGTTAATTACAAAGAGGAGTTAGGAATCTTCCAATTTTAAATTTCAACCAAAGGAGGCAGATGGCTTCTATATCTATAATCCTTTTACCTTATCATTGATGAATGCTCAAtgttctctccttctttttcgCCCTCACCCATAGTGTTGAATGATACTGGTTTCTTAATTGGTTGCTTGAGAGTCTTTTGTGAGTGTACACTATTGTTGGGGATTGTGTGGACTTCATACTCTAGAAGCTACTAGGTCGGCACTGCTCACCTCATGCATTCGACAGAAGCTAGAGTGATTCTAtctcatatttttattttttcctattttattttctggGCCTTGAAACCAAACTCATTTCACAAACTAGTCATAGCTCTCCTAGGGTGGTATCATGTAGACATTACTAGGCCACCTGGTTGCTGTCTGGGTGATGCCCTTACTGCacttaattataattatttataaGGTGATATTCTTCAATTTGAACCCTAATCTATAATTCCTGTCATGGTTATTGATAAATTCTTAGTCAACCCCAAAATCTCTCACAAAATACGATCTATATCTTAAGCCGAAGATTTCCAGAGATATTTTTTCCAAGGGCTTCTATGATCACCCTTAGTTCAGCTATAACCTTCTTGATTTTACAATCTCAAccgttagggattttctattgggataaggcttgtcTTGGGTTGTGTTTTTTGCTGAATGAATGAACTACTTATCAACTTAATGGGAATAATCATCTGCTTTCCTTTCAATGATTTGAATTTGTTGGAATTTATTCTCATACTGTTTGAGGTTTTCTTGTACATTTTAATCTACCTGACTCTttgtattttacccttatttatgCCTGATCTTTTGTTTTAATGTGTAGGTTACAAATCAAATGACAGAAAGTCAAAGGCCAAATTGTGCATGTGGGCAAGGAACAATGCAACTTTATATGGCTAAGACAAAGAAGAATTTTGGTCGATGGTTTTACCGATGTCCTGCAAATAATAATCACCATAACTGTTTCATTTGGGTTGATGAATATCAACCGGATGTTACTCGTGAGGGGTTGGTAAGGCTTGCAAGTGGTGTTCATGAACCACCAACTTCACGTCAAGACACCAATGATTGGAAGGAGAACAAGAACATGAATTCGCATCCGAATaccttttatgtattttttgggtCCATTGCAGTTTGTGACATTTCtctttggtttatttttttgacATGTATCCTCATATATATAACAATGAAGTTGTAATTTGGATACCTCCTACATAGATTTAAGATGTATTATTGGATGTCTTTTAAATGGATCATGTAAAATACACATTTTGGTGTATCAATTTAACTTTATCTTTTTGGCATGTCTCTTTATTatgtaaatttttattattagttggatatctattGTTATCTGATGAATTTTTTCCCAGATTCTTCCACATCGAATATCTACTTACGTCGATGAGAAACCAATGTAGTGATTTTTGAATAGTTTAATTTGCATTCATGGCGTGTAACCAAGACTTGTATCCACCTGTGATTTATGATGAATCTTTTCTCGGATTATTCCACGTCGAATATCTTTTTACGTCGGCTGTTATACCCTATAGAgatataaacggatcggatatgatcggatccggatattccaCGATCGAATATGGGTatccctaaacgaatacggatgagAAACCAATGTAgtgatttttgaatattttgacTTACATCCCTGATTTGTGTAGCTAAGACCTGCCTCCACCCGACAAATACGAtttactctcaatccatgtctttTAGAGGATATAAGTCTCATAATTCTCATTTCACCCATTCCTTAGATCGGATACAAATTGAGTGTGATCGCCTCATAAATCTCATTTCATCATTCCTTAAAACTAGTTGAATCATCAAAAACCCTGAATATCGCAGtcaataattaattttttattatcactttattatctattattatcggttgagtttttttttccgGGATTATTCATATTTCTTTCCCCCGGATATCCTTAAATAGATAGGGATACCCCTAAATGATAACGGATGCGAATCTTCAAATATCTGCTTATGTCGGTTGCTATACCCTATAGAGATATAAACAGATCGGATatgatcggatccggatattccaTGACCGAATATGGGTatccctaaatggatacggtGAGAAACCAATGTAGTGATTTTCGAATATTTTGATTTACATCCCTGATTTGTGTAACCAAGACCTGCCTCCACCCGACAATTACGAtttactctcaatccatgtctcttagTGGATCGAAGTCTCAGAATTTTCATTTCACCATTCCTTAGATCAGATATGAATCGGATGTGATCGCCTTATAAATCTCATTTCATCGAACCTTAGAACTAGTTGAATCATAAAAAATCCTAAAGATCGCCGtcaataattaattttttattatcactATATTATCTACTATTATccgttgagtttttttttttccggattaTTCATATTTTTCCCTGGATATTCTTAAATAGATAGAGATATCCCTAAACGATCACGGATGTGAATCTTCGAATATCTGCTTATGACGGTTGTTATACCATATAGAGATATAAACGGATAGGATatgatcggatccggatatttcACGACAGAATATGgatatccctaaacggatacggatgagAAACCAATGTAGtgattttcaaatattttgatttacatccctaatttgTGTAACCAAGACCTGCCTCCACCCGTGATTtatgatgaatttttttttggatcattCCAAGCCGAATATCTTTTTACATCGGTTGCTATATCCTATAGAGATATAAATAGATTGGATatgatcggatccggatattccaTGTTTGAATATGGgtatccctaaacggatacaaatgAGAAACCAATGTAGtaatttttgaatattttgatttacatctatgACTTGTGTAACCAAGACCTGCGTCTACCCGACATTAacgattcactctcaatccatgtctttAAGTGGATCAAAGCCTCATAATTCCCATTTCACCATTCCTTAGATCGGATACGAATTGAGTGTGATCACCTCATAAATCTCATTTCATCATTCCTTAGAACTAGTTGAATCATCAACTGATTATCGCGgctaataataaattttttattatcactTTATCATCTATTATTATcggttgagtttttttttctgaattattcatattttttttctccggATATCCTTAAATAGATAGGGATACCCCTAAACGATCACAGATGTAAATCTTCAAATATCTGCTTACGTCGGTTACTATACCCCATAGAGATATGAACGGATCGGATATGATCGGATCTGGATATTCCACGACCGAATATGGGTATCCCTAAACGGATAAGGATGAGAAACCAATGTAGTGATTTCCAAATATTTTGATTTACATCCCTGATTTGTGTAACCAGGACCTGCCTCCACCCGACATTTatgattcactctcaatccatgtctttTAGTGGATCAAAACCTTATAATTCTCATTTCACCATTCCTTAGATTGGATACGAATTGAGTGTGATCGCCTCATAAATCTCATTTCATTATTCTTTAGAACTAGTTGAATCATCAACTGAATATCGCGgctaataataaattttttattatcactttattatctattattatcggttgagttttttttttttttatggattattCATATGTTTTTTTCCCGGATATCCTTAAATAGATAGTGATACCCCTAAATGATCACGGATGCGAATCTTCAAATATCTGCTTATGTCGGTTGCTATACCTTATAGAAATATGAACGGATCGGATATGATCGGATCTGGATATTCCACGACTGAATATGGATATCCCTAAACGCACACGGATGAGAAACCAATGTAGtgattttcaaatattttgatttaCATCCCTGATTTGTGTAACCAAGACCTACCTCCACCCGTGATTtatgatgaaattttttttggatcatTCCACGTCGAATATCTTCTTACAGCGGTTGCTATACTCTATAGAGATATAAATAGATTGGATATGATCGGATCCAGATAGTCCATGTTTGAATATGGgtatccctaaacggatacggatgagAAACCAATGTAGtaatttttgaatattttgattTACATCCATGACTTGTGTAACCAAGACCTGCCTCCACCCGACATTTACGATCCCCTCTCAATTCATGTCTTTTAGTGGATCGAAGCCTCATAATTCTCATTTCACCATTCCTTAGATCGGATACGAATTGAGTGTGATTGCCTTATAAATCTCATTTCATCATTCCTTAGAACTAGTTGAATCATCAAAAACCTTGACTATCGCAGtcaataattaattttttattatcactttattatctattattattagttgagttttttttttttcgggattattcatatatttttttccccGGATGTAGATAGGGATACCCCTAAACGATAACTGATGCGAATTTTCAAATATCTGTTTACGTCGGTCACTATACCCTATAGAgatataaacggatcggatatGATCGGATCCAAATACTCCATGACCGAATATGGgtatccctaaacggatacggatgagAAACCAATGTAGTGATTTTTTCGAATATTTTGACTTACATCCCTGATTTGTGTAACCAAGACCTGCCTCTACCCGACAAATACGATTTACTCTCAATTCATGTCTGTTAGTGGATATAAGTCTCATAATTCTCATTTCACCATTCTTTAGATTAGATACGAATCGGATGTGATCGCCTCATAAATCTCATTTCATCAAAccttagaacttgttgaatcatCAAAAATCGTAAAGATCGCGGtcaataataaattttttattatcactatattatctattattagcggttgagtttttcttattttttttgtttttcaaattatTCATATTTTTTCCCCGGATATCCTTCAATAGACATGGATGAGAAACCAATATCGATTCCTTAGCAGATACCAATACTGATTTCTGGCCGATCCTGTATCAGTGGGTCGATActcataagggtaaaaatgtacaaaaaaaaaagctattttttgaacaaaaaagtgTAAACCTAACCCAATAGATCGATTTACATCGGTATCGGCTGAGACCAAAGCCAAATCCTGGCCGATCCCGTATCGGTGGGTTAGTACAAACAAGggtataaatatattaaaaaaagtaattttttttaagaaaatagggtaacctAACTAATGCAATCTAATACATATCGatctccatctcctttgatattGATCCAGGACGGTATTTATCGGACTGGATCGGATAGGTTATCCTatgttcttcaaaaaaatttctttttttttttaatatatttttactCTTGTCTATACTGACCCACCTGTACAAGATCGACTAGAAATCAGTTTTGGTCTCAACCGATATCGATCTAAATCGATCTATCAGTTAggtttaccctttttttttttgttcaaaaattagattttttttttacattttcaccCTTGTCCTTACCAATCCATCGATACGGGTTCAACTAGGAATCGATATTGGTATTTgctaaggaattggagagagagagagagagatcattgaGAACAAAAATTCATTTGGGGTTTGGCTGAATGATGTTCTATACCAGATACGGATATCGGATAGTAGATACGAATGTTCGATTAACCTGCTTTGGGATTTGGTGAAGTCTTAAATGACTTTGGTTCTCAAGTCTCAATTCACCTAGCTGTTCACAACTTCCAAAGTTTTAAGAGGCTGATAACGTGGACTCTCTTGGGTTCCTTCACCATAGAGAGTGAAAAGGTGGACTTACAAGGCACATACCCCAAAGCTCTCAATACATTTTAGAGGCTGAAATATGG
The sequence above is a segment of the Telopea speciosissima isolate NSW1024214 ecotype Mountain lineage chromosome 7, Tspe_v1, whole genome shotgun sequence genome. Coding sequences within it:
- the LOC122670099 gene encoding uncharacterized protein LOC122670099, with amino-acid sequence MTHKPSLNSRHALESCTFQLHSWSPFQSQSLSKTLEPDLCAPKPYSTSTTVTTPPNGVLHSKRPCLSDRTTSFSIDSLDISKLSLMENERTSRAPYKRNSFPWIARKRRRRGSRSVSGRSSDKSGTRRCCSVGASAAYATCSDFPVAAGTDSSGELFVHNGDGSWASDVSEANKHSRRDGRDIGSGERENLGYASLQAGVFDSQGNESGYGSEPGYRGDAEFGYGDEFDEEEDDGRLMFWDDRFGDRHIEMVGENTFSDQKAHHRCRRKKQDWRMSNPIR